A segment of the Ochotona princeps isolate mOchPri1 chromosome 16, mOchPri1.hap1, whole genome shotgun sequence genome:
CTAGAGGGGGCCAGGCCTTCTCCGGCCACCTGGGGCCTAGGGCAAGGGCCTTTGGGACCTGCCAGTCCGGTTAGGCATGCCTTGTTCTGTGCCCCAAAAGGCGCTCTGCAGCAGGAAGGCTCTGTAGGTGCAGTGGGGTGGCTGCAGAGAATTGATGGAAGTGCCCTGTGGCCCCAGCCGTGGGCTCTGCTCACCCTCAAGGTCTGGTTTGCGGCAGGAGGCTGGCCAGGGTTGGCGGGGGTTAACTGCACAAGCTCCCCGCTAGAGGACTCCCTCTGCTGAGTGGGTGCTGCCTGCATGTGGCCTGCATAGCTggtgaggctaggccaggccgtGCACTGGGCCTGCTGCCCCGGGTGGGCCAGCAGTGACTGAGGTGGCCATGTGTGGGTCTGCAGGCCCCATGGCTGCCCTGGCGCAGTGAGGTGCTCCTGGGGCTGAAGGCTGGATATTGTCCACCTCACCCCTGCACACTGTGGCCCAGGGGCCCCACCCCCGGAGCCCCCCTGCACTGCTTGCTCGTGGCGTCACTGGGCTGAGCTGGTGTGAGGGCTGGCAAATCCTTGCGCTCCttgtgctggagctgaactgaacaAAAACCAGGAAAACCACTGCTCAATGTTTTTTagggtgtatttatttttatttgaaagagttagagagggagagaaagagaggttttctgtccactgactcactccccaaatggccgcagtggcttcttccaggtctcccacgctggtgcagggtcccaaggctttgggccgtcctccactgctttcccaggctacaagcagggagctggatgggaagcggagcaggcgGGACACGAACTTTGGCCCCTGTGGGATTCGGCACCAAAGGTGGCCGTTTAAATCCTGTCCTGGGTGCTGGCGTTGCTGTGATTTTGACAGGAGTTGGCTGTTGAGGTAGAGTCAGCGAGACATGTCCTGGCTGACCAGCGGGCTGGGCAGGAGAAGACTCACTGTGGTGGGCTTCCTGGGCCCGACAGGAGCTGGTACAGCTCAGGCAGGCGGAAGCCAGTCTTGAGTTGCAGTGCGGCAGTAGGAAAGTGACCCTGCTGAGGACCAGGGGCATGTTGATCAGCCATTTCCAACTGGGCTGCACCTCCAGAATAGGCTAGGGTCTGCCGCTTTCCGGGCCAGGTCCCAGTGGCCGGCGGGGAGGTCTGCGGGCGGGAGCCAGCACCGTATTGTGAGGGCCTCTCAGGTGTGCAGGGGCTTGGGCAGTGTTGGGGAACCCTGGTGCTCAGGCTGAGGCCACTCGAACCCCTGGACATCTGCCTTCAATGCTTGCAGACTGACTGGCTCCAGGTTGGCAGGGGCTTGGCGAGTGCTGTGGCTCGGGGACTGACCGAGGCAGGAGGAAGCCGAGCTGGAGGGGCCACAAGGACCTCCCGCAAGACCCCCGCCAGAATGGGACCCGCCACCCCTTAGGCCCCGTACCTGCTCCCCGGAGGCACAGGCCACAGCTATGCCATCTGCTGCCAGCATGTGGCAAAGGCTGGCTGGGGTGTGGGCAGTATCCCCAGGTCCCTGTGGGTCTCGTGTGATAGAGACCCCAGCTCCTGAAGAAGCAAGTGTGCTCTCCGGCTCCTGGGGTGATGGGAGGAGGGACTGGCAGCAAAGAGCCACCTACAGTGGCTGCGAGCGCACTACCCATGGCTTCTGGTGGTGGCGTGGGGCGGGGCTGTTCTTCAGTGCCACCATGGCCCTGCCATCCCATAGTGACCGAGTTACAGCCATTGCCAGCTCTGTCAGTGACCAACGTGTAAGCAAAGAAGGCCAGTGTGGCTTGTCTCCCTTCTCAGAACACGGTCAGCACGTTGGTAATCGGGCCCAGCACCCAGACATCAGCTGGACAGCAATGACAGACACCAGGGCAGGGCTTCCTGTCCAGTCAGGGCTCCGGGCTCCCGGCTGTGCAGGCCACAGCAGCGGGTGGCTCATGGGTAGAGCCCTGGCCGGGAGCCAGCCCCGGCTGAGCAGCCGTCTGCCCTGGCACAGGCCTGGGAGGTCTGGGAGGCCATTGGTGACAAGGGGCTGGGCAGTGTTGGTGCTGGTGGCTGTGGACTACGCTGGAGGGCAGTGGTCTAACACGGGGCTCCCCTGggtgaggaggcagcagggggagggACGGGCGTCCAGCCCAGGCCCATCTTGCCTCTGGCTGACTTCCTGGGTTGGGTTTCAGCCCTCAGCACACGGTGGTGGTTTGGCAGGCAGAGCTGACGGGGCAGGAGTGCCAGCTGGAGTCTGCGTGTGGCGGAGCACCTTGTGTCCTGGCGTGGTGGGGTTAACTGGAGAGGCGAGGTCACCGTGCTGGCAGGCTGACATCGGTCCCTGGCTGAAGCAGCTGTGCCTGGCGCATGCAGCGGCCAAGCCCCAAGGACTGCCTCCTTCCCTGGGGCTCAGCACCTCCATCTGCTCCTGGGGTCCCTGGTTCTGGCAAGGGGGTGCACTCAAGCCCAGCCACACCGCATCAGCCTACCAGGTGCCAAGGACGGTCGTGGCGTTGCCTGTGGGGACACACGTCTGGAGGCCCGTGGGAGGTCAGCCCTGAAGACTACCATCAGCGTGgcagggcagggccccaagtacccTCGGACACTCCTCTTTGTTAACTGGTGCTGTCTTGAATTCCCCGCCCGGGCCAGCAGTACCTCCTCTGCTACATGCCCTGAGGTGAGCGTGGGGCCCTGTCCCTGGTGGGCTTGGGACTATAGCTGCCATGGCCCTCCCACAGGTGAGCTCAGTGGGCATGGGGCACCTTCTGCCTTGTTCAAGGCAGGCCCTTCCTGCAGGGCTcctgaggccagagctggggagcAAGTCCTTTGGGTATCACTCCAGGAGTCCCATCTGCCTGTGTGCCAGGCCAGGGCTCTGGGAGGGTAGAGGGCCAGCCTGTGTGCTGAGTTCCGAGCTCGGTCCCCTGGCATGTGGGACGCTGTGTGCCCTCTCCCCCAGCAGTGGGCGtgtgggcctgggccaggtgcaTTCCTGAATGGTCCCGGAGCGGCAGGTGGGTGAAAGAACACGCACCCCAGGGCGGATGGTTCTCGGCCTCAAAGAGCAGGCATCTTTATTTGGTTCACTCCAGTCTGTAGCAACCACTCCATATTAAAAAAGGAAGGCAAAGATGTACAAAAAGGTGCAAGGCCCGTTAGAAAGCAGCGTCTCCCCCACGCCCACCCAGGCCCAGCCGCCgggagcagggagtggatgggaaatgggaaacAGTCAAACGGAAGGCAGCTGAACATGCTCTAGTCCTCCGTTTATTTCTGGTTAAAAATATAGCAATCCAGTGCAGTGTAGGAAAGATCTGCTCGAAAGGCAGACACAGCTGGACACAAGCAAAGCAAGGCAGAGTCCGCagggggctgggcccagccctgcgTGGCCAGGCTCTGGAGGGCTCCCCAGCGGACACCCCTCGTCCTCTCGCCGGCTGGAGGGGCACCCCTGGCAGAGAAGGCAGAGACACGGGGAACCTGTTTGTTGGACGGAAACAAGGTACGTCGTACGGTGGGGAGGGCTCGGGACGGGCTCGGGACACGGTCACGCTCCCGTCCTGGACCTGCCCGTTGTGCAGCGGGGAGGGACAGTGCACGTCTGGGGGTTGAGGCAGGCACAGTACGAACGAGTGAGAACCCTGCAGGTTGGGGACCGGCCACCCCGGGGCGGGCGGTGGGGGCTGATGACGGCGGTGGGCGGTGGGGACCCAGGGCTTTGCTTAAGACTCGGTGGGGAGGCAGTGCCGAGCAGAGGGGGTTGTCTGTCGTGTGCGGAAGAGGGGAGGTGGCGGTTCCTCCCTCGTCCCAGTGCAGAGTTGGAATCAGACCAGGCCTGGGCTTTTGCCTGCGGGGCCGGGACATCTGGCTCCCCCTCCTCACACCCGCATCAGGAAGAGCAAAGGCCAGGGCCCCTCGCCAGGtgctgccccccgccctgccACGCAGCGCCGTGTTACACAGCCACAATCCGCATGTGTCACCCAGAAGGAAAGGCAAACTGTGATACCCAGGCATGTCCTCGCAGATGTGGGCCGTCCCTGGCTCTCTGTGTCCGTCAGGGCCGACAGCGGGTGACCTGCCACGGCCCTCCCATCAGATGAAGAAGTTGATGAACAGAATGGCAACTCCAATATTGAGCAAGATCACCATGGCCACCAGGACGGGCGCCGATCCCTGTAACGACGGAGACGGAGGTGACTGTGCCTGCTGGGCACTGGCGGCCCCACACCAGGCAGCCTCCTGTGGAGGAGGTGGGCATGCCCCGTGGGGTCTTCCCAGCAGCCTCCACAGTGCTAGCACCTCCTTGTTGGCCCCAGGGATCCCTCCTGCATCAGTGCCCCCTGCGCCCTGCCCCACGAGGGGATACTGAGTAGAAATGTTGCTGCCAGGTGAACAGCCGACCAGGGCTGCACTTCCAACACTGCTGTGAAACCTCCCGGCCCGCAGGCGTTGGGGGACCCCTCCCACCCAGAGCCTGGCCCCTCTGCAGAGTTCAGACCCTGTTGGGGACCAGTACCTACCTCTTCTCCCCCCCTAAAGTGGGTCATTGTGGTGTGGAGGCTCTCTCCGCTtgcagcctggggccctgggccACCCATCCCCACAGGAGGGGCCATAGCTCCCTGAGAGCTGGAGAACCATGGGGTGGTCCTGTGGCTCCCCACTTCACACCCAGGAAGTGGGTGCGTGCACTCCAACACTGTACTGGAGCCAGAGGCAGCCAGGCAGCTCTGGTTGTGGACACTGGTCCCAGTGGgcacactgcccagccctgcccagcaccaATGCACCTGGTGACCTGGGCTGAAGGTGGGGCGGCTCCTGCAGGACTGCCCCTTGAAGACCAAGAACCCTGTAGTGTAGGTACACCAACAGTGGGGGGTCATAGCCCCCAGGGTCAGCCTCCAACAGTCAACTGCcccaccagctcagggccctgaGCCACCCCTTGGGGGCTGTGTCCCCTTGACACTGtcttcccagccctgccagctgcaTGTCCAATGTGGCGCTAGCGAGCACATGGCACAGTTGCCCTGGGCCGAGCAGACCTATGGGTCTCCACCAGCAAGACGGCCCCGCTTGCTTCAGCAGACAAACTCTACCCCAGGCTGCCAAGGCTCCCTGGGCCCGTCCACTGGGGGAAGAGGCACTAGGGACACGCCACAGCACCAAGGTGTGCCCCTGTGGGCCCGTCATGGTGACTGGATGGAGCCAAGCTGGTGTCCCACTGCTGCTGGGAGCATGGCTGCGGTCACCAAGCCCAAGCCTCGCCCCCTAGTGGCCCCCAGGGTGTGAGGCCTTTGCCCGCAGGAAGCAGGGACCTTGTGGAcacagaaggaagcaggcagggGGCTTGGTGCCTGAGGAGGAGGGCTGCTTTGCACTGTCCAGTGGCTGGGCAGGATACCTCCAGCACCATGTGCTCTGTCCCGGGACCCCACACCTCCACGACAGCTCCACTGCTGCTAGGAAACCGTGCTTATGCTCAGTGGGGCCCAGGGTCCCGGCCACTGTGTCACAGGAGGAAGTGAGTGACAGCAAGGCCCCTCCGTCTCAGGAACTGCCACTGCCTGGCCAGCTGCCCGGTCGCATGGGGCCCTGTGAGGCCACAGGGTCCACACTGGGTCCTCGGCACCGCTGCTCCTCTCAGGAACCTCCCAGGGATGTCTGCTTGAGGGTTTTCAACGTGAAGGAGAGTGAGCAGCTGTGCACTGGACACCCTGACCCTAGGCAGGGAGGAGCCTGTCCCTTTGGCCACCCTGAGTCTGGCTGGGTGCGCTCAGCAATGCCCAGCCTCACCCTGGGGTAAGGAGGGACCCCTGCATCCCCTACATGGCCCACAGGTCAAGTATGGAGCTCGTCCCTGGCTCACCTGGGCCCCGGCTGCCAGTGTGGCTTAGCCAAATATAGAAGCTGCTCCCgcacctgcctggctgcctggctgacAGTTCCTGAAATAGCTCCATGTGCACCACAGGCCACCGTGGCCAGCAGCACaaagctgcaggtgcaggctggccCCTGACCCTATGGGTTGAGCCCCCTGAAGCCAGGGCTTCAGGCAGGTGCACCTACTGCCAGCAGGTTAGACACAACCATCAGGTCCCTCCGGGGATTTCATGTCCCTGCAGGTGACCGTGGGCTGCTGACCAGGAATCACTATGCGGTAGCAGGGGTCTCTGGCTTTCCCCCAGAGGACGGCAGGAGCCCCCGCCAACCCCTGGCATGGGGGATGCAAACCGCCCCGGAGAGCAGACCCCCAAGAGCCCAGCACCCGGCAGCTCACCGTGCTGGGCTTCAGCTCGTCCCCGTTGTCCTCGTCAGACTCgagtgccacaggcagggacttcTGGGGTGGGGAGAAGCTGAGGTCCCAGCgcagcagcctgggctcagcCCCGTCCCCCAGCCGCAGGCTCTCCAGCTTCTGCACGGCTGGCTCGGCCGAGGAGGCAGGCCTCAAGTTCTCCTTGTTGGAGGCCCCGGGCCTGAGTCTCTGCACCCCGAAGGCCCGGTCCTCGGGGCGGCCGCCACGTCTCTTCTGGGGGTGTGCCTCCGCGTAGGCCTGCATCCTCAACAGCGGCTTCATCTCCAGCTTGTAGCTGCTCAGCTGCTCCTCGTCCCGCTCTGCCAGCTTGCCGCCCCCAGAGCCAGGGGTGCCAGCCCGGTGGTGCTGGGAAGTCCATGTGAACGGGGGAGACTCCGTCCGCCGCTCCCGGGGCTTGGGGTTGTTCCCGGGCTGCCTGTGGCCCGAGCCTCGGGCGCGCAGGTCCTCGGGGGGCTGGCCACTGCGGAGCGCACCACTGCGCACGCCCCGGGTGCCCCCACGGGCTGAGTCTCCTCCCCGGCCCTCCAGCAACATCTGGATGTCACCGCTCCGCTCCTCGTCCACAGACAACTGCCGAGAGAAGTGGGCGACCTTGTTCCTGGAGGCAGGGGCGGGCGGCGGGGTGGCGGCCGggctggcggggaggctctgcAGAGGGCTGTCATCGGGGGTCAGGTCAGACGGGGTGGTGCCCTTGCGGTACAGCTCCGGGCTCTCCTGTGGCAGCGGCGCCCCGGCTGACAGCACCTCAATGTCGTCACAGGAGAGCTGATGCTTCGGCCGCTGGTACTCTAGCCCTGGAGGGGACAGCACAGGGtgggcgggggcggggctgcCACTGGGCTCCAGGCCTCCCcatcccagagctgggccatgggcCAAGTGCCTACTGCAGCTCTGTGCCCACGGAGCTCCTGGCACTGCACTCTTACACTTGggtaccaggagccaggcaggtggCCCCAGAACCTCCCTCGTGGCAGCACATGGGTGGATACCAGGCTGTGTGACCACAGCCCAAAGCTGGCAGCAGCCCCACAGCCCTGTCTCCATAGTCCCAGCCTAAGGACAGGTGCCTCAGAGGAAGAGCAATCCGAGAAAGCTGTCCAGCCCGCAAGGCACAACTGCCGCGGCGCAGGCTCCCCAGGCTCCAGTGGCTAGAGAGCGCTGTGCTGCAGCCACGGTAGATGGGAAAGGCTGGGGCGGGCCCTGGGCAGTGGGCTCCCTCCCAGCAAGGCCAGGGACAGCAGGGACCGTCCACATGTGCACCAGCAGTGCCCGCAGCTGACCAGGGTTCACGTGCGCCCTCTCTCACCCAAGCCTGGCTCTGTCCCCACCCCGAGGCCTGGGCATGTGTTCAGGGCGGTGGCGTCCCCGTAGACATCTGCTGGCCAAGAGGCACTGAGCCTGAGGGCGAGCCGCAGGTGTCAGGAGGGTGTCCACCCTCGCAGAGCAAGCTTAGGGAATGTCCATCATTGGGGCCAGCACAACAGTTCAGTGAGCCAGTCCTCTGCCAGTGTAAGTGATGGgtgcatcccggctgctccactcacacccacgtgggagacacaggagtagctccggctgttgtgggtatgtggggagtgaaccggtgggtgGATGTTTCTCctatgtaaatttgcctttctgataaaaataagtaaacgtTAAACATGCTTAAAGCTGCAACAGCAAACACATTTACTTGTCAGGTCAGCTGTaagaaacaaaaagccaaaatatagcattttttaaaaactgcccaTCACCACAGGCCATTCTAGACCactaggggtggggagaaggccGACTAACATGCCCAGCAGGTGAGCGCACACGGGGACACGCGCACCGACACGTGCCGAGGCCCTGCAGCCCCCTCAGGCCCAGTTCCCCACCACGCCCCAGAGCCAGACAAGCTTCAACATGCATGTGTGAGGGACACATGTTGCCCTGCACAGCGCCCTCAGGCCCCGCCATGCCCCTCAGAGCTGATGGCCCGACTCACCATTTTCCCTGTGCTGGAAGGAGGGGGAGAACTCTTTGGCAGTGATCCTGGCGATCCGGGCTTCCTCCTGGGCTTTGTGGGCTGCAGTGAGGGCTGCCTCGGCCTTGGCCCGCGAGTGGGAGGTCCTGCGGGAAGACGAGGAGGCACCGTGGGCCGGCAGCCCCTCGTCTGCGTGTCCGCCTAGTCTCCACACATCCCTCTGTCAGCAGCCGACAGCCTCATGTGTGCCTGGAGCTCAGGCCTGGGCAGGTGCCACCCAGCCCATGTGCTCAGCTGCCTTGCCCTGACCCAGACAGGGCAGGAGACGCTGAGCCATGCATTACCCAAGGGCTCACATggcagctcagctacagctgaaCCACCTGCCTTTGTGGCTCCTGAGCCGTCCCggccctggcaggtgctgctgaacaagaggacagagctgggcatGATGGGATGTGAGCCACCTGGGTGCTGTCGGTGACCCGGAGCAAGGCCTCCCAGGACAGCGACCACGGGGATTGCCACTCATGTTGAATTCAGACACCCCCAGGAGGCTCCTGCCCCCACAGTGGCTGCACGATCTTGAGGCTcatggcagcagctgatggcccagtAGGGGGTAGGGGAGCACTGATATGCCCCAGGAAGCCCTGAGGCGGCCTTGGCAGCCGTGTGCCCCCACCACACCCTCATCCCAACACACAGCATGGGGTCTGTCCTAGGTGGGCCCCAGTGGGCAAATGGCCCTCCCTGGGTCTAGGTGCACTATGCTCATGTCGCACTGGGGAGACGTGGGCTGACACCCTGCCTCTTGGGCTCTGAGCTCCCCAGGGGCCAAGGTGAGCAGGGACCCACAGTGTACAGTGAACAAATGCAAGCCCAGGTGACCGTGGACATGCTGGGGCAGTTTGCAGAGAAAGTTCTAGGAGCAAAAGCAGGTGATGTCTTGCACTTCTGGCATCAGGCTCCTGCGGCAGCCCGAGAacagccagcagcctgcagccctgcAAAGCTGCTGTGTGGACACTCGGCGggccagcagcctgcagccctgcGAAACTGCTGTGTGGACACTTGGCGGGCCCCGCCCTGTTGGGTgtcaggagcctgcagccctGGGAAGCTGCTGTGTGGACACTCGGCGGGCCCAGCCCTGTTGGGTGTCAGGAGACATGGCAGCAGCTGCTCCTGGGGAATCCCTAGCCTTCCCAGCAGCCTGCAGGCGCTGCCCTGAAAACTGCCCCGGCTCAGGGCGCCCCGTCAGCCCACCAGGCTCTTGGCACTGGTTATATTTGATTGGCAGGTCTGGGCAGCACCTGAGAGCCTGCATATTTAGCAagttcctggggaggagagggTGTGGGTCTGCCCACACCTGCTGCCAGTCACCTCTCCTGGCAAGGGGAAGCCTGCAGCCCAGTCCCTCTCCCTGCTGGCTGtcctggaggaggcagggcaggccagAAGTCCatgcagggcaggaggcagagggtgcTGTGTGGTGCTGAGCAGTCCCTTGGGTCTCATGGGCTCTGGGACGAGAGCAGCTGAGAAGCCAGCCAGGCCAGGCTTACAGACTCCGCGTCCTGACAGAACCAGCGTGGACCCCAGAGCCTGCACAGcaacccagggcctgtggggtgcAGAGGGAATGCGCGGAGGTGGGGCAGGCACCTGCCTGGAAGGGGTGGGAGTGGTGGCAGAAGTGACTGGTCCTAGCTAGGCCCCGCCAGCCAGATCCGGGAGCCACGGGCCTCAGCCCCGGGTCCTGACGTGGCCTCGCACACACCCGTGTCGGCGATGAGCGGGGCGCTCCCGAGAGCACATACGCCCTCTGCTGCCTCACGCCAACACCGACTCTTCCCACCTGTGCACCCCAGGAGTCTGCCAACGCGCCACATCTGAGGATTCCAGAAAGTTTCCGGAGAACACACCAGGGAAAAGCCGTGTGTGGCTCCCCAGCAGCTGACGTCAGCTCATCTTGGAATGCCACCATCCGTGGATGCGAGGAAGCCCCCCCACggggtctgctgctgctgccgctgagCGTCTGGCACCGGGGCGTGGGGGTCACATGCCCACCCCTGGAATGTTCGATGAGTAAATCGGCCTTTACTATCCGTCGCATTTACCTTTTCCGTCCGGGGCCTGAAGCACAGACCCCAGCCATGCCCCGGCGCCTGGTTgcagccaggtcagagccaggttCCCCACGTGGCATACCCAAACTCTTACCCCTGCAGAGTCCCAGGGTACATGTTCCAGGGAACGGGACTGGACATGGAGGTGGAACTCGAAACCAAGCCCTCTGATGCAGGATGTGGCACACCCAGTGACAGATGACAGGCCCCATCAGGACCCCAAGCGCTAGGCCTAGGGCCCTCCTGGCCCACAAGGCCTCCTGCGAGAGTGCCAGTTGTAAGGACGACGCCCCAGCTTGGAGGGGACCCTGACCACATGACCTGATGAGGCCACTGCTCTGCTCCTCGCCAGCCCCGAGGGACGGCGGGAACTAGCCTCACCCCACACAGGGGCCCAGAAGTTGCTGGCACCTTGagactgagtccccagccttCATCAGGAACCCAGCTCTGTGAACCGTGGACTCTGTGACCCCCAACATGGGGGATGGAGCCCCACTGGCTGGTGACAACTAGGAAAGCTACAGCCAGACAGGCTGAGGGCTCTGACCGGGGTCAGCTCTGCACTCAGGGTCAGCGCAGCTTTGCTCCTAAGCCCCTCCCCAGTGTCCACCACAGCCCATGTTCGCTGCTCCTGGGCCGGTCCCTGGGCACTGCCGCAGGCATGGGGCACAAGGACCCCCCGGAGTCTGCTCAGGGACGAGTTGCCCAGGGCAAGCAGCGAGCTCACCACTCCACTGCTGCTTGCCTTTGGGGAGACACGGTCACGCCAGGGCGATGTCCCGCCCCCTCCTGCCCACTCACCAGCAAGGCTGTGGTCGTACAGGTGGCACTGCTGGCAAGGACCTGGAGGAATCAACACCCGTGCCACAGCTGCTAGGGACCTCGGCAGTCCGGCGACCCCACCCCTGAAGGAACCAACGCGCGTGTCTCCTCGGAAGCCTACGGGGGAAGCCGTGACTTCCTcctggacacacacagagaaaactgaaaatgggCCCCACGCTGCAGTGTGGCTCTCAAAGCTGCAGCCTGCTGTG
Coding sequences within it:
- the JPH3 gene encoding junctophilin-3 isoform X2, coding for MQFLLSVAACLLPNQSPVLGDGGPSPQQRHQPTGHLARGTYQGQWVGGMRQGYGVRQSVPYGMAAVIRSPLRTSINSLRSEHSNGAALHPDASLAVAGSPAVSRGGFVLVAHSDCEALKSKKKGLFRRSLLSGLKLRKSESKSSLASQRSKQSSFRSEAGMSTVSSTASDIHSTISLGEAEAELAVLEDDIDATTTETYAGEWKSDRRSGFGVSQRSDGLKYEGEWAGNRRHGYGCMTFPDGSKEEGKYKQNVLVSGKRKNLLPLRASKTREKVDRAVEAAERAATIARQKAEIAASRTSHSRAKAEAALTAAHKAQEEARIARITAKEFSPSFQHRENGLEYQRPKHQLSCDDIEVLSAGAPLPQESPELYRKGTTPSDLTPDDSPLQSLPASPAATPPPAPASRNKVAHFSRQLSVDEERSGDIQMLLEGRGGDSARGGTRGVRSGALRSGQPPEDLRARGSGHRQPGNNPKPRERRTESPPFTWTSQHHRAGTPGSGGGKLAERDEEQLSSYKLEMKPLLRMQAYAEAHPQKRRGGRPEDRAFGVQRLRPGASNKENLRPASSAEPAVQKLESLRLGDGAEPRLLRWDLSFSPPQKSLPVALESDEDNGDELKPSTGSAPVLVAMVILLNIGVAILFINFFI